From the Ipomoea triloba cultivar NCNSP0323 chromosome 8, ASM357664v1 genome, the window CATCGTGTCAGATTCGTTTTTCAACGGAATTGCCAATCAAGCGGGTCCGAGCTGCGAAGGAAAGGGGTTTTACACGCGAAACTCATTTCTTGAAGCCGCCAAGTCCTACCCCAAGTTCGGAACCACTGGGAGCACCGATGACATTAAGCGGGAAATAGCTGCGTTTTTCGCCCACATAACTCATGAAACTGGACGtaagtttctttaatttatatatattaatttatcagaggattatttaatttctaagcTACTTTCTTTAATCTCTCATCCGATCATATGCAGATTTGTGCTACATAAGGGAGATCAACGGTGCATCCAGAAACTACTGTGACCCCAACAACAGACAGTACCCCTGTGCACCCGGAAAGATGTACTACGGTCGTGGACCTATCCAACTATCCTGGAATTACAATTACGGTGCCGCCGGTCAAAGCATCGGTTTCGATGGCCTAAACAACCCAGATATTGTTGCAACCAACCCTATTATTTCCTTCAAGACCGCCCTATGGTTTTGGATGAACAATTGTCATTCTTGCCTCCTGTCGGGTCAGGGTTTCGGCTGCACCATTCGAGCTATTAACGGCCCGCTTGAGTGCAATGGCGCTAATCCTGACACGGTTACCAAGAGGGTTAATTATTACACCAAGTATTGCCAGCAGCTTGGTGTTAATCCTGGGAATAATCTCAGATGCTAGATATATACTTAAATATTACACTCTGCCACCTGCCAATGTAATAAATACTAGATATATACTTGAATATctagtataaattaaataatatatgatcaataaGAAACTAAGTAATGtatgttttataaaaaaaaaaaaaaaaaaaacatctatcTATAGAATCTAAAATCTAATAAGAGCAATAAGCTAATGAAGTTACTTAGCTTCTTTAACTCGAATAAAAATTGCATGTGTTACTATTATATGTGGTATATGAAGTACTTCTTTTTCTGTGTATGTGTTATTTGTGTTATACatttacttcttcttcttttttcaagTTTTACTCTTCACATATTTTGGCATTTTCTTTAACATTATTATGGCTTTACTGTCCCGTTTGAAAAGATGAAGGGTACGGTGGAGGAATGCGGGAGGGGGCCGGGGCCGGTGAATAGAGTTTAATGGATTCTGAAATTCTACACACGATAGAATGAATAGAGCTAATGTACATGCATGTGTATTCAAGCTGATCAGCTCATCGATGTATTTACGAGATGCTGGCATAAAGCAAGCTTAGATAGAATGAATAGAGGGCCTGATCAATTAAACACTTGAGAGTTTGGAATATACGGCATCGATGAAAAATGATTGCTTTTCACGAAACGTATAATAAGCAACAAAATATATAAGGGATATGACAAAAGCAAAAGTTAAAAAGTATAATGCAAATAAGTCTTCTCATTTTTCCTAGGTGCCCCCAGCATTCATGACTTTATTTAGTCCAGTTTCCGTTCTTAATAAGTTAGCCGGAGCAAGCAAGATCTCCCCGCCTCCACCTTTATCCCACCTAAAGTTAGCAACGGCTATTAATGGTATATAAGGGGCAAGGTTGTGTAACAAAATCATCTTTTGTCTGGGANTGACTGCTTATGattaaaacttaatattcaaGTCTGTTGTgtctatctcaacatagaccttcaaccttgtcaagtctatctcaacatagacATTTTAACCCTGTCAAGTCTATTTCAATATAGACATTTAACTCTGTTAAgtatatctcaatatagacatttaactctgtcaagtctatctcaatatagacatgtaactctgtcaagtctatctcgaTATAGACCACCTTTAAAGGCTACAGAGTAGTTAAAGACATAAATCTTATAGTTCAAAAGGAACATCATGcttctcatatatttttacTCAATTGAACATCTGGATGCCAATGAGTGCTCTAGAAAGATAGCTCATTATCTTTCAGAAAAAGGTGGTTAACCTTTTTTCACTTAAATAGGTAATTTCTTTAAGcttatctcaatatagactacCCAAATTGGGACGTGAAATCATTAAGAGCATTGTATGCTCACTCTATCAATTATTAAGCGGTGAATTCATTAAGTCCGTCTCAATCGGACCACCCATCTCATAgggttataaattcattaagagATGTAGCTCAACCTCACCAGTACACAGATCATTAGAATGACCAATTAGTGTACTACTTTGTGATTCTTTCCATGGCTTCGTTTGACCACACAAGTGGGATCCACCATGAATTCATCACCTTTTAGAATTTAAGTCAttccatcaacaattcaacGACTAATCTCATAATTAGTCTTTCACTATTAACATAAGTTGATCAACTCCATTAAACTTACGTACACTTTGACGAgtattttatttactcataaatAATACCCTAGAGATTTTCATGTTTAACATGAAACATTCCCTTTTACCATTATTCTCGGTAAAGTAAAGAAACTTATAGAAAGGAAATATAAAGAGCTGATTACCCCCACAATGCAGCGATTACAAGTATTCTTCTCAAAAGTACTTGATATTTTACTCATATTGATCTTTGGTGCCCAACATTGGCTCCTGAGCAGATCGACCTATGCAATCTTTATAGCAACTCTGCACTTGGTTAATACACTCTCAATAGTggaatatatttcaaccaaattggtTATCTTAAACCACTAAGGTTTCACTATATAAAGGAATCCTGGATCTTCAGGATCtcccaattaatattttaaatcatatatacaaatactgATTGCCAATAAGCCACGAAGATAATATTGTTTGCATGTTGCATGTTGCATGTTGCTTCAAgttgaacaaaataaaataaatttcacatacttTCTTGAAAAGTAAATCTCATACTCAAAGATTATATGCAAACAGGCATTTATTAGAGAAAGGTTTATCTAcaaaaatttcatcaaaatGAAATTCAACATCTATAACTTTAGCATTCAAAGCTATTTTATTTCAACTTCACAATTTCCCTTCACCACATAACTCATATATAGCATTGGTATAATGCAAATCAGtacacatttaaatttattctcATAGTACCCTTTTGTTAATAAAAGGCAATTTAAATCAACTTAAGCAATGCCTATTACAAAGCTTTGGTAGCATGTAAAAGTCAATCTCATTTCAAGTGAGGGTCAAGTAGCGCATCAACTAGCCTGCATGACAAAAACCCTACTTCTTAAAAACTCCCAGGTCGAGTGGTGAAACCGAAGTTTACTTAAAAACCACCTTCCTAGATAGATTATTCAAGAATAATGACATTTCCATGCTACCAACACAAGGTGAAAAGCTTTTGATATATGCTTATCATGTTTGACAAACATTCTCAGTACACAAGTCAAATATTTCAAACTATGTAACTGTATCTCATTAAACAATTCATATTTCTTTGTGCAAGTCACTATTAATTGTGTTTATTAATATGCAACAACGTCATTAGCattcaatacattgaaatgacaA encodes:
- the LOC116026809 gene encoding chitinase 5-like — translated: MRNSAGSVVFLCLGLIAAFSLGLSSAQNCGCAARGLCCSKFGYCGTGNDYCGEGCREGPCYGSSANCGCAARGLCCSRYGYCGTGNDYCGEGCREGPCYSSPGGGGGGSGSGSGSVSNIVSDSFFNGIANQAGPSCEGKGFYTRNSFLEAAKSYPKFGTTGSTDDIKREIAAFFAHITHETGHLCYIREINGASRNYCDPNNRQYPCAPGKMYYGRGPIQLSWNYNYGAAGQSIGFDGLNNPDIVATNPIISFKTALWFWMNNCHSCLLSGQGFGCTIRAINGPLECNGANPDTVTKRVNYYTKYCQQLGVNPGNNLRC